From Salvia splendens isolate huo1 chromosome 16, SspV2, whole genome shotgun sequence, a single genomic window includes:
- the LOC121770917 gene encoding probable LRR receptor-like serine/threonine-protein kinase At1g12460 → MRMRGTTLHCVVFLCAFCLLEFVVVLVSPITEKEILLQFRGNISSDPFDSLSSWIPSSSPCQDYQGVFCNSDGNVAKIVLWNTNLSGVLSPSLSGLKSLRIITLFGNKLTGNIPSEYGEISTLWKINLSSNALSGSIPEFLGDLPNIRFLDLSRNGYSGDIPSALFKNCYKTRFVSLAHNNLSGPLPASVGNCLDLEGIDVSFNGLSGALPSQICSPPRMMYFSVMSNMLSGSVEKQLSQCRSLSLLDLGSNMFSGAAPFGVIGLENLTYYNASWNMFEGEIPDMVSCAKLEVFDVSGNALYGEVPSSITKCSGLKYLDLGFNRLDGSMPDGISGLRNLVLLRLSSNSIDGMIPAEIGSIEWLEVLDLDNLRLHGEIPNEITQCRFLLELNVSGNSLVGEIPQNLDNMTHLVILDLHHNQLNGSIPITIGKFSNLYYLDLSDNLLSGPIPSALGNINNLSLFNLSYNNLSGAIPPIESIKQFGYYAFFHNAGLCGAPLVNSCSGSASTPAARKPRLSASAIVAIVAAALIVAGVLIITVINMRARRGRRTEDETMIVESTPLASSTESNVIIGKLVLFSKSLPSKYEDWEIGTKALLDKECLVGGGSIGIVYKSTFEGGIAIAVKKLETLGRIRSQDEFEQEISRLGSLHHSHLVAVQGYYWSSSMQLILSEFVSRGNLYDNLHGIGYPGTSTGSGNPELNWSRRFNIAVGTARALAYLHHDCKPPVLHLNVKSTNILLDDNYTAKLSDFGLGKLLPLLDSYGHQKIHNAVGYIAPELAESSRISDKCDVYSFGVILLELVTGRKPVGSPSANEVMILCEYVRGLIEQGNASDCFDRSLRGFVENELIQVMKLGLICTSETPSRRPSMAEVVQVLESIRNGSES, encoded by the exons ATGAGAATGCGAGGTACAACACTCCACTGCGTTGTGTTCCTGTGTGCATTTTGTCTGCTTGAATTTGTGGTAGTTTTAGTGTCTCCCATTACGGAGAAGGAGATTTTGCTTCAATTTAGGGGCAACATTTCTAGCGACCCTTTTGATAGTTTGAGTTCTTGGATTCCTAGTAGTAGCCCTTGCCAAGATTACCAAGGGGTGTTCTGTAATTCTGATGGAAATGTGGCAAAAATTGTGCTTTGGAACACTAATCTTTCTGGAGTTTTGTCACCTTCTCTGTCAGGATTGAAATCACTTAGGATTATAACCTTGTTTGGTAATAAGTTAACTGGTAATATCCCTTCTGAGTATGGAGAGATCAGTACTTTGTGGAAGATAAACTTGAGCTCTAATGCTCTTTCAGGATCAATCCCAGAATTTCTTGGAGATTTGCCAAACATTAGATTTCTTGATTTGTCTAGAAATGGGTATAGTGGTGATATTCCTTCAGCATTGTTCAAGAACTGTTACAAGACTAGATTTGTTTCCTTGGCTCATAACAATCTATCAGGGCCACTCCCTGCTTCAGTTGGTAACTGTTTGGATCTAGAAGGGATTGATGTATCTTTCAACGGTCTCAGTGGGGCGTTGCCGTCACAAATTTGCAGCCCTCCAAGGATGATGTACTTTTCTGTGATGAGTAATATGCTATCAGGGAGTGTTGAGAAGCAACTTTCACAATGTAGAAGCTTGAGTCTTTTGGATCTTGGTAGCAATATGTTTTCTGGGGCAGCCCCATTTGGGGTTATTGGATTGGAAAATCTAACGTATTACAATGCTTCATGGAATATGTTTGAAGGGGAGATTCCAGATATGGTTTCTTGCGCAAAATTGGAAGTGTTTGATGTTTCTGGGAATGCTTTGTATGGAGAGGTTCCATCAAGCATTACTAAGTGCAGTGGCCTTAAATATTTAGATTTGGGTTTTAATAGGCTTGATGGAAGTATGCCAGATGGAATATCTGGCTTGAGAAATCTGGTGCTGCTTCGGTTGTCAAGTAACTCGATAGATGGGATGATTCCTGCAGAGATCGGTAGTATAGAATGGCTTGAAGTTCTTGATTTAGACAATCTCAGACTTCATGGTGAAATTCCTAACGAGATCACTCAATGCCGGTTTCTTCTTGAACT GAACGTCTCCGGGAACTCTTTAGTGGGAGAGATTCCACAAAACCTTGATAACATGACGCATCTTGTAATTCTCGACCTCCATCACAACCAGCTCAACGGAAGCATACCAATAACCATCGGAAAATTTTCTAACCTCTATTATTTGGATTTATCCGACAACTTACTCTCTGGTCCAATTCCTTCTGCACTTGGAAATATCAACAATCTATCTCTATTCAACCTCTCTTATAACAACCTTTCTGGTGCTATCCCTCCAATCGAAAGCATCAAGCAGTTTGGATACTACGCGTTTTTCCACAATGCAGGCCTGTGTGGTGCTCCTTTAGTAAACTCCTGCTCAGGCAGTGCTTCCACTCCGGCTGCGAGGAAACCAAGGCTGAGCGCTTCTGCAATTGTTGCCATAGTGGCTGCTGCCTTGATTGTTGCTGGTGTTCTCATCATCACAGTGATCAACATGAGGGCTCGTCGTGGGAGGAGAACTGAAGACGAGACCATGATTGTAGAAAGCACTCCACTTGCTTCTTCAACAGAATCAAATGTCATCATTGGAAAACTGGTCCTCTTCAGCAAAAGCTTACCCTCAAAGTATGAGGATTGGGAAATCGGAACAAAGGCTTTGCTAGACAAAGAATGTTTAGTAGGTGGAGGCTCAATCGGAATTGTCTACAAGAGTACCTTCGAAGGTGGGATTGCCATAGCAGTGAAGAAACTCGAGACACTGGGGAGGATCAGGAGCCAGGATGAGTTCGAGCAGGAAATAAGCCGCCTTGGAAGCCTTCATCATAGCCATCTGGTTGCTGTCCAAGGTTACTATTGGTCATCTAGCATGCAACTAATTCTGTCAGAATTCGTATCAAGAGGAAATCTGTATGATAATCTCCATGGCATTGGCTATCCTGGCACAAGCACTGGCTCTGGTAATCCGGAACTGAATTGGTCTAGAAGGTTCAACATTGCAGTCGGGACTGCCAGGGCTCTAGCCTACCTTCACCACGACTGCAAGCCTCCGGTTCTACACCTCAACGTTAAGTCCACTAACATACTCCTTGATGACAACTACACAGCAAAGCTGTCTGATTTCGGGTTGGGGAAGCTGCTTCCTCTGCTTGACAGCTATGgccaccaaaaaattcacaatgCAGTTGGATACATTGCTCCAGAGCTTGCTGAGAGTTCAAGAATTAGTGATAAATGCGACGTTTATAGCTTCGGGGTCATCCTTTTGGAGCTAGTAACCGGAAGGAAGCCAGTAGGGAGCCCATCAGCGAATGAAGTGATGATTCTATGTGAATACGTTAGGGGTCTGATCGAGCAGGGCAACGCCTCAGACTGTTTCGACAGAAGCTTGAGAGGGTTTGTGGAAAACGAGCTCATCCAGGTGATGAAGCTGGGGTTGATTTGTACTTCTGAAACACCGTCGAGGAGACCAAGCATGGCTGAGGTTGTTCAAGTTCTTGAATCTATAAGGAATGGTTCGGAATCATAA
- the LOC121770216 gene encoding protein FAR-RED IMPAIRED RESPONSE 1-like, whose translation MKVAIEEVLVNTRHRWCMWLVMNKVADKLSKNMLGSEELKKELNACVWSELMEPDAFEETWHAIMERYGLANNDWFSSMFASRKFWVPAFFRDFPMSSLIKTTSLSESQNSFFKMYSNSRVNLMLFYMNYNHALETQRSNNANLEYYDSTKVPILRAELEIEKHASTIYSGSAYNAIQEEIVYACFSLSCATLGVSTNREIEVYNVNDKDSNSWTVTYSIGDDTYLCGCKKFERLGLLGSHIFCVLKYKFVKLIPEKLHGGRWLKSQFVKPMHEDFCDDQEIHLVVDKKKIAFKNLYALFVETTQSIEGNIDQINAFSAIIEEGKKQLLREGVVLSSTEKRALIENFYGSQVPNFIEVHPPDVVSTKGSESRKKSKKESTIK comes from the coding sequence ATGAAAGTTGCTATTGAGGAGGTCCTTGTCAATACAAGACACCGGTGGTGTATGTGGCTCGTTATGAATAAAGTTGCTGATAAATTGTCAAAGAACATGCTTGGTAGTGAAGAACTAAAGAAGGAACTAAATGCATGTGTATGGTCGGAGTTGATGGAACCTGATGCATTTGAAGAAACTTGGCATGCTATAATGGAAAGATATGGGCTAGCCAATAATGACTGGTTTTCATCAATGTTTGCATCCAGAAAGTTTTGGGTTCCAGCCTTTTTCCGTGATTTTCCGATGAGTTCGTTGATAAAGACAACTTCTTTGTCTGAATCACAGAATAGCTTCTTTAAAATGTACTCAAACTCTCGGGTTAACCTTATGCTATTTTATATGAACTATAACCATGCTTTGGAGACTCAAAGAAGTAATAACGCAAACCTTGAATACTATGATTCAACAAAAGTGCCTATTTTGCgagcagaattggaaatcgagAAACATGCATCAACGATATATAGTGGTAGTGCTTATAATGCAATTCAAGAAGAGATAGTTTATGCATGTTTCTCTTTGTCTTGTGCAACTCTAGGTGTGTCTACCAATAGAGAGATTGAAGTATATAACGTAAATGACAAAGATTCAAACTCATGGACAGTGACTTACTCCATTGGTGATGACACCTATTTGTGTGGATGCAAAAAGTTTGAGAGACTTGGTCTGTTGGGCAgtcatatattttgtgtgttgaaatATAAGTTTGTTAAGTTGATACCCGAGAAGTTGCATGGAGGGAGATGGTTGAAGTCACAGTTTGTGAAGCCAATGCATGAAGATttttgtgatgatcaagaaatacACCTTGTTGTGGATAAGAAGAAGATTGCATTTAAAAACTTGTATGCATTATTCGTTGAAACAACACAAAGTATTGAAGGGAACATTGATCAAATCAATGCATTTTCTGCAATTATTGAAGAAGGTAAGAAGCAACTTCTCAGAGAAGGTGTTGTTCTGTCTTCGACAGAGAAGAGAGCATTGATTGAGAACTTCTATGGCTCACAAGTTCCGAACTTTATTGAAGTTCATCCTCCTGATGTTGTTAGCACAAAGGGAAGTGAAAGTAGGAAGAAATCGAAGAAGGAGTCAACAATAAAGTAA
- the LOC121770217 gene encoding extensin-3-like, with translation MVACNRINRKLDAMDEREQPEYQHYNHHQPPPAAYEQPPYASFNSGVNNTGWPPPPSAHVPLQYPAPAYVTPWQTTVDPYFDNQPQPYFHNNDPYRQPTSQTYTDSRQQKQLVYRPPPPSPQHYFHTQPPPSHDYHQPPKLSSQQPLLTAALPHQNYSCVPPPKTYQPPPPPPLILDCDQVEEGFADSNKKIPDSSAGFGGVEKVEKMEKSSRDSARKEKPVQGCVEI, from the coding sequence ATGGTTGCCTGCAACAGAATAAACAGGAAGTTGGACGCGATGGACGAACGTGAGCAGCCCGAATATCAACATTACAACCACCATCAGCCACCGCCAGCAGCATATGAACAGCCGCCATATGCGAGCTTCAATTCCGGAGTTAACAACACTGGCTGGCCACCACCACCATCTGCCCATGTGCCACTGCAATATCCGGCGCCGGCCTACGTCACGCCATGGCAAACAACGGTTGATCCCTACTTCGACAATCAGCCACAACCCTACTTCCACAACAATGACCCCTACAGGCAGCCGACGTCCCAGACCTACACCGATTCAAGGCAGCAGAAGCAGCTCGTCTACAGACCGCCGCCACCATCACCGCAGCACTACTTCCATACTCAGCCGCCGCCGTCGCACGACTACCACCAGCCGCCAAAACTTTCCTCCCAGCAGCCGCTGCTAACAGCAGCCCTACCCCACCAAAATTACTCGTGTGTGCCTCCTCCAAAAACCTACcagccgccgccaccgccgccgttgATTCTTGATTGTGATCAAGTTGAGGAAGGCTTTGCTGATTCTAACAAGAAGATTCCCGATTCTTCAGCTGGTTTTGGTGGAGTTGAAAAGGTTGAGAAGATGGAGAAGTCTAGTCGGGATTCCGCGCGCAAAGAGAAACCGGTTCAAGGTTGCGTAGAGATTTAG
- the LOC121770997 gene encoding guard cell S-type anion channel SLAC1-like, with the protein MEMKETKRTSPNGLSHFVDIHEVPEEEEEEEEDEDERKRNKPAKAADHKEKRMSNKPMKLHEVKRQNQNFGRQVSLETGFSVINGDKKEKTALPRSGNSFGGFGSADRREAETRKGDFNIFRTKSSLVKQNSLLPFRKESGIDSQYNDASCGLDDSINKSVPAGRYFAALTGPELDQVKDSEDILLPKDKKWPFLLRFPIGCFGICLGLSSQAILWRALASSPATRFLHIPPIINLSIWLLALSVLVAVSITYTLKCAFYLEAVKREYFHPVRVNFFFAPSVVCMFLAIGVPPRIAPGNLHPAVWCVFMAPIMFLNLKVYGQWLSGGKRRLCKVANPSSHLSVVGNFVGAILAAKVGWMEAGKFLWAIGFAHYLVVFVTLYQRLPTSEALPKELHPVYSMFIATPAAASIAWGAIYGEFDGLARTCFFIALFLYCSLIVRINFFRGFQFSVAWWSYTFPMTTASIATIKYAEQVPCVISKGLALSLSLMSSTMVSVLFVSTLLHAFWWQTLFPNDLAIAITKRRQGGKEKKPIKKAYDIRRWTKQSPLSLVSGMRKQNSAEKDGDEVDK; encoded by the exons ATGGAGATGAAAGAAACCAAAAGAACATCTCCAAATGGATTATCACACTTCGTGGATATCCATGAAGTGcccgaagaagaagaggaggaggaagaagacgAAGATGAACGCAAGCGAAACAAGCCCGCGAAAGCAGCTGATCATAAAGAAAAACGCATGAGTAACAAGCCTATGAAACTCCATGAAGTGAAGAGGCAGAACCAGAACTTTGGCAGGCAGGTTTCGCTGGAAACCGGGTTTTCTGTGATCAACGGAGATAAAAAGGAGAAGACGGCGCTGCCCCGAAGTGGGAACAGCTTCGGAGGGTTTGGCTCTGCCGATAGAAGAGAAGCGGAAACAAGGAAAGGCGATTTCAACATATTCAGGACCAAGTCCAGTCTTGTGAAGCAGAATTCTTTGCTTCCATTTAGAAAGGAAAGTGGGATTGATTCTCAATATAATGATGCCTCTTGTGGGCTTGATGACTCCATCAACAAAAGTGTTCCTGCTGGAAGATACTTTGCTGCTCTCACCGGCCCCGAACTCGATCAAGTCAAG GACTCTGAGGACATACTTCTACCAAAGGACAAGAAATGGCCATTCCTCCTCCGTTTCCCAATCGGTTGCTTCGGAATATGTCTCGGCCTCAGCAGCCAAGCCATCCTGTGGCGGGCGCTGGCGTCGAGCCCAGCCACCCGATTCCTCCACATACCACCAATAATCAACCTCTCAATCTGGCTGCTCGCCCTATCCGTCCTCGTGGCAGTCTCCATTACCTACACCCTCAAATGCGCCTTCTACTTGGAGGCCGTGAAGCGAGAGTACTTCCACCCTGTGAGGGTGAACTTCTTCTTCGCCCCCTCCGTCGTGTGCATGTTCCTCGCCATTGGCGTGCCACCCCGCATCGCCCCGGGGAACCTCCACCCGGCCGTGTGGTGCGTGTTCATGGCGCCCATCATGTTCCTCAACCTCAAAGTCTACGGCCAGTGGCTCTCCGGAGGGAAGAGGCGCCTCTGCAAAGTGGCGAACCCCTCTTCCCATCTCTCCGTGGTCGGGAACTTCGTTGGAGCGATTTTGGCGGCGAAGGTCGGGTGGATGGAGGCCGGGAAGTTCTTATGGGCGATCGGGTTCGCGCATTATCTCGTTGTGTTCGTAACATTGTATCAGCGGCTGCCTACAAGTGAGGCGCTGCCGAAGGAGTTGCACCCGGTGTACTCCATGTTCATCGCGACCCCGGCCGCGGCGAGCATTGCTTGGGGAGCTATTTACGGGGAGTTTGACGGATTGGCGAGGACCTGCTTCTTCATCGCCTTGTTCCTCTACTGCTCCTTGATCGTGCGGATCAACTTCTTCCGTGGATTCCAGTTTTCGGTGGCGTGGTGGTCCTACACGTTTCCAATGACGACGGCATCGATAGCCACCATAAAGTACGCGGAGCAGGTGCCGTGCGTGATAAGTAAAGGGCTGGCGCTGTCGCTGTCGCTCATGTCTTCGACGATGGTTTCGGTGCTGTTTGTGTCCACGCTTCTCCATGCGTTCTGGTGGCAGACGCTGTTCCCGAACGACCTCGCCATCGCGATAACGAAGAGGAGGCAAGGGGGGAAGGAGAAGAAGCCGATCAAGAAGGCTTACGACATACGGCGTTGGACTAAGCAGTCGCCGTTGTCGCTGGTTTCGGGCATGAGAAAGCAAAATTCGGCAGAGAAAGATGGTGATGAAGTTGACAAATAA
- the LOC121770218 gene encoding mavicyanin-like codes for MATKALLITLLIAAAMAPALAVDYMVGEGEGWKLKVNYTEWAAGKTFVVGDNLIFMYPAEDHNVIQVSGADFKACNKSGALRGPYNSGNDKIALDAPGKRWYICGKEGHCDGGMKLVVSVEAGAPAPAPSSAPATGSLVWMAASVAAAFSMVMAF; via the exons ATGGCAACAAAAGCTTTGTTGATCACTCTCCTGATCGCTGCCGCCATGGCTCCGGCTTTGGCCGTGGACTATATGGTTGGAGAGGGTGAAGGTTGGAAGTTAAAGGTTAACTACACTGAATGGGCAGCCGGGAAAACCTTCGTAGTTGGAGACAATCTAA TTTTCATGTATCCTGCAGAAGATCACAATGTAATTCAGGTAAGTGGAGCTGATTTCAAAGCGTGCAACAAGTCGGGTGCACTAAGAGGCCCTTACAACAGCGGAAATGACAAGATTGCCCTTGACGCGCCAGGGAAGAGGTGGTACATTTGCGGCAAGGAAGGTCACTGTGACGGTGGGATGAAGCTCGTCGTCTCTGTTGAGGCGGGAGCCCCGGCCCCCGCCCCATCGAGTGCACCGGCTACCGGCTCGTTGGTGTGGATGGCTGCTTCTGTAGCGGCTGCCTTCTCCATGGTCATGGCTTTTTAA
- the LOC121772459 gene encoding probable sugar phosphate/phosphate translocator At1g12500 codes for MVEAQSWTTRRGSNPRFEPPTPDLVVNIPTTPTAEIRQQQYLISPSLITASAVAAWYLSNIGVLLLNKYLLSFHGFRYPIFLTMLHMLSCAAYSLLAIKWLHLVPFQHIHSRRQFLKILALSAIFSFSVVCGNTSLRYLPVSFNQAIGATTPFFTAIFAFLITCHKESAEVYLALVPVVLGIVLASNSEPLFHLFGFLMCIGSTAGRALKSVVQGLLLTSEGEKLHSMNLLLYMAPMAAAILLPFTLYIEGNVLALTIQKGRQDGFMVFLLIANATVAYLVNLTNFLVTKYTSALTLQVLGNAKAAVAAVVSVLIFRNPVTVMGMMGFAITIMGVILYSEARKRSKITAH; via the coding sequence atggTGGAGGCGCAGTCGTGGACGACTCGCAGGGGCAGCAACCCCCGCTTCGAGCCCCCCACCCCCGACCTAGTCGTCAACATCCCCACCACCCCGACCGCCGAGATCCGGCAGCAGCAGTACCTCATCTCCCCCTCCCTGATCACCGCCTCCGCCGTGGCCGCCTGGTACCTCTCCAACATCGGCGTCCTCCTCCTCAACAAGTACCTCCTCAGCTTCCACGGCTTCCGCTACCCCATCTTCCTCACCATGCTCCACATGCTCTCCTGCGCCGCCTACAGCCTCCTCGCCATCAAGTGGCTCCACCTCGTCCCCTTCCAGCACATCCACAGCCGCCGCCAGTTCCTCAAAATCCTCGCCCTCTCCGCCATCTTCTCCTTCTCCGTCGTCTGCGGCAACACCTCCTTACGATACCTCCCCGTCTCCTTCAACCAGGCCATCGGCGCCACCACCCCCTTCTTCACCGCCATCTTCGCCTTCCTCATCACCTGCCACAAAGAGTCCGCCGAGGTCTACCTCGCCCTCGTCCCCGTCGTCCTCGGCATCGTCCTCGCCAGCAACAGCGAGCCCCTCTTCCACCTCTTCGGCTTCCTCATGTGCATCGGCTCCACCGCCGGCCGAGCCCTCAAATCGGTCGTCCAAGGCCTCCTCCTCACTTCCGAAGGAGAAAAGCTCCACTCCATGAATCTGCTCCTCTACATGGCCCCCATGGCCGCCGCGATTTTGCTCCCCTTCACATTGTACATAGAAGGGAATGTGCTCGCCCTCACCATACAAAAGGGGAGACAAGACGGATTCATGGTCTTCCTCCTCATCGCCAATGCCACCGTCGCCTATTTAGTCAATTTGACCAATTTCTTGGTCACCAAATACACCAGCGCGCTCACGCTGCAGGTGCTCGGGAACGCCAAGGCGGCCGTGGCCGCCGTCGTGTCGGTGCTGATTTTTAGGAATCCGGTGACGGTGATGGGGATGATGGGATTCGCAATCACGATAATGGGGGTGATTCTTTACAGCGAGGCAAGGAAGAGATCCAAAATTACAGCTCATTGA
- the LOC121770683 gene encoding pentatricopeptide repeat-containing protein At1g74900, mitochondrial-like, with the protein MSLPNIASKVHNIKTLNTPSSNFPFLVPDPVTITNLLLQSNNPESLAQCINSVSPWTPGLVQAILKRLWNHGPKALQFFKLVEDHPSYAHSAIAFDHAIDISARIRDYKTMWTLECKMRSMRLGPSPKTFAIMMERYVSAGKADKAVKIFLSMHEHGCQQDLKSFNALLDVLCKSKRAEMAYGLLKVFRGRFRADVVCYNIIANGFCVKKQTPRALEVMREMVERGVEPTLTTYNILLKGYFRAGQIKEGWEFFLEMKKRKIEIDVVTYTTVIHGFGVAGEVEKSRKVFDEMIGAGVLPSVATYTALIQVLCKKDSVEKAIVVFEDMLMKGYVPSATTYNVIIRGLCHAEKIDMAIEYMHKMKDDCEPTIQTYNVVIRYCCEDGKLERALEIFGKMNGGSCLPNLDTYNILIGSMFVRKKSDDLLVAGKLLIEMVDRGFMPRRLTFNRVLNGLMLTGNQGFAQEILRLQSTCGRLPRHFRL; encoded by the coding sequence ATGTCCCTACCCAACATAGCTTCCAAAGTCCATAACATTAAAACTCTGAATACCCCATCCAGCAACTTTCCGTTCCTGGTGCCAGACCCTGTCACCATCACTAATCTATTACTCCAATCAAACAATCCAGAGTCACTAGCACAATGCATCAACAGTGTTTCTCCGTGGACTCCAGGTTTAGTCCAAGCAATTCTTAAACGCCTCTGGAACCATGGCCCTAAAGCCCTTCAATTCTTTAAACTTGTTGAAGACCACCCATCTTATGCACACTCAGCTATTGCTTTTGACCATGCTATTGACATCTCTGCACGAATACGAGACTACAAAACCATGTGGACCCTTGAATGCAAGATGAGATCCATGAGATTGGGTCCATCCCCTAAAACCTTTGCTATCATGATGGAGCGCTATGTCTCTGCTGGAAAGGCTGATAAGGCTGTGAAGATATTTCTGTCTATGCATGAACATGGCTGCCAGCAAGATTTGAAGTCATTTAATGCATTGCTTGATGTATTGTGCAAGTCGAAACGGGCAGAGATGGCATATGGGCTTTTAAAAGTATTCAGGGGAAGGTTTAGAGCTGATGTGGTCTGTTACAATATTATTGCAAATGGGTTTTGTGTAAAGAAGCAAACTCCACGAGCCTTAGAAGTTATGAGGGAGATGGTTGAAAGGGGCGTGGAACCAACATTGACCACATATAATATACTCCTTAAAGGTTATTTTAGAGCTGGGCAGATTAAGGAAGGGTGGGAGTTTTTCTTGGAAATGAAGAAAAGGAAAATTGAGATTGATGTTGTGACCTACACAACAGTCATTCATGGGTTTGGTGTGGCAGGTGAGGTTGAGAAGTCGAGGAAAGTATTTGATGAGATGATTGGAGCTGGTGTGCTACCTTCAGTCGCAACTTATACTGCCCTAATCCAAGTTTTGTGCAAGAAGGATTCTGTTGAAAAGGCCATTGTAGTATTCGAGGATATGTTGATGAAAGGTTATGTGCCAAGTGCAACTACCTACAATGTGATTATTAGAGGATTGTGCCACGCTGAAAAAATTGATATGGCTATTGAGTATATGCATAAAATGAAAGATGATTGCGAACCAACAATTCAAACATATAATGTTGTCATTAGGTATTGTTGTGAGGATGGTAAACTTGAAAGGGCATTAGAGATTTTTGGCAAGATGAATGGTGGTTCTTGTTTGCCTAATTTGGATACATACAATATCTTGATTGGCTCAATGTTTGTACGGAAGAAGTCTGATGACTTGTTGGTTGCTGGGAAGCTGTTGATAGAAATGGTTGATCGAGGATTCATGCCACGAAGGCTTACCTTCAATCGTGTTCTGAATGGACTGATGCTGACTGGTAATCAAGGATTTGCACAAGAGATTTTGAGGCTGCAGAGTACATGTGGTCGTCTTCCTCGTCATTTTAGATTGTGA